The Juglans microcarpa x Juglans regia isolate MS1-56 chromosome 2S, Jm3101_v1.0, whole genome shotgun sequence genome has a window encoding:
- the LOC121253019 gene encoding uncharacterized protein LOC121253019 produces the protein MAGVKRRMHCDSDICALHKELDEVLCPICMDHPHNAVLLLCSSHDKGCRSYICDTSYRHSNCLDRYKKLRANSRNSPTLPSSLPVNSHNPSNSSDMNMSTDLNEASENHNVNLRNTVISAGAPRGDEREPSRFVEIQEGILETVDSESFQEGDEIEDLGLENSSELKLSLKCPLCRGTILGWEVVEEARKYLNLKKRSCSRESCSFFGNYQELRRHARRVHPTTRPSDIDPSREQAWRHLEHQREYGDIVSAIRSAVPGAVVVGDYIIENGDRLAGERQSGAGDTNGPWWTTLFLFQMIGSMDSVGEPRARSRAWTRHRRTAGSTSERRFLWGENLLGLHGNDDNDEDVLQILGEDASPVPRRRRRLARSRSNEDRP, from the coding sequence ATGGCTGGTGTAAAACGAAGAATGCATTGTGATTCAGATATATGTGCTCTTCACAAAGAGTTGGATGAAGTTTTGTGTCCTATCTGCATGGACCATCCACATAATGCTGTTCTCCTCCTGTGCAGCTCGCATGATAAGGGTTGTAGATCTTACATTTGTGATACAAGTTATAGGCATTCAAATTGCCTGGACCGCTATAAAAAACTAAGGGCCAACTCTAGGAACAGTCCAACTTTACCCAGTTCTTTGCCTGTAAACTCACACAATCCTAGTAATTCCTCTGATATGAACATGAGTACTGACTTAAATGAGGCTAGTGAAAACCACAATGTAAATTTAAGAAACACTGTAATATCTGCTGGAGCACCAAGAGGAGATGAACGTGAACCAAGTAGATTTGTAGAAATACAAGAAGGTATATTAGAAACAGTTGATTCTGAATCCTTTCAGGAAGGGGATGAGATTGAAGATTTAGGTTTGGAGAACTCATCCGAATTAAAATTGAGCTTGAAATGCCCATTGTGCCGAGGAACCATACTTGGCTGGGAAGTTGTCGAAGAGGCCAGGAAATATTTGAACCTCAAGAAGAGAAGTTGCTCCAGGGAATCGTGCTCATTCTTTGGTAACTACCAGGAATTGCGACGACATGCCAGAAGGGTTCACCCTACAACCCGACCCTCTGACATTGATCCATCTAGAGAACAAGCCTGGAGGCACCTTGAGCACCAGAGAGAGTATGGTGATATTGTTAGTGCTATTCGTTCAGCTGTGCCTGGTGCTGTTGTGGTTGGGGACTACATCATTGAAAATGGAGATCGACTGGCAGGCGAAAGGCAAAGTGGCGCAGGGGACACTAATGGCCCATGGTGGACTACCCTGTTTTTGTTTCAGATGATTGGCTCAATGGACAGTGTTGGGGAACCCAGGGCCCGGTCAAGGGCTTGGACAAGGCATCGACGAACAGCAGGATCTACATCCGAACGGCGGTTTCTCTGGGGCGAGAACCTGTTGGGTTTGCATGGTAATGATGACAATGA